The Arcobacter sp. F2176 DNA segment ATGAGGAATAATAAGTTTTTCTGTATTTATTTTTTTATTATCAAAAAATATTATATCAATATCTAAGGTTCTAGGCGCATCTTGAAAGGATCGCTTTCTTCCGAATTTTTTTTCATATCTTTGCATAACTTTTAGTAAATCATTAGCACAAAGATTTGATTTAAGTCGAATTATACCATTTAAAAAATAATTTTGATGCAAATAACCAAAAGGAGGATTTAAAAGTAGGGGAGAAGTCTCTAATAAATCAAATCTAGAATCTTTTAATAAACATAAAAATAACTTATCAAATAATTGTTTTGTATTTCCTATATTTCCCCCAATACCTATGGTTATTAAGTATCTTTTATTGGAATTTTTTTTTATAAATCTAGGATAATTTGCAGTAAAAAAAAGTGTCAAATCTTTATTTATAGTTTTTTTCATAATTTCCTTAAATAATCTTTAGTAAAATACTCAAGAAATAGCCTATTTTAT contains these protein-coding regions:
- the folK gene encoding 2-amino-4-hydroxy-6-hydroxymethyldihydropteridine diphosphokinase, whose protein sequence is MKKTINKDLTLFFTANYPRFIKKNSNKRYLITIGIGGNIGNTKQLFDKLFLCLLKDSRFDLLETSPLLLNPPFGYLHQNYFLNGIIRLKSNLCANDLLKVMQRYEKKFGRKRSFQDAPRTLDIDIIFFDNKKINTEKLIIPHKDWANRESVIIPLKHFK